GAACACAAAAATGAATGACGTCGCACCGAAAATCGCGACGAAATATCCAGTGGTAGCGTCTTCCTATTTCCGTGAACAGGGAGAACAGGTCGAAATCATTAAATTGAACGGTTCGATTGAACTTGCCCCATTGATTGGACTGGCGGATCGAATCGTCGATATCGTTTCCTCAGGCAGGACGCTCAAAGAAAACGGCTTGGTTGAATATGAAAAAATCGTACCGATTACATCAAGGTTGATTGTCAATCCTGTCAGCTACCGGATGAAGGATGAACGTATCCAAGAGCTAGTTGACCGGCTGGAATCCGTCGTTAGCCAATACTGATCAAAAAGAAGCAAGTAGGTGAAATCATTGAAAATTGTACCTGTAACTGAAACCATCTCGATTAAGCGTTCAATCGACAGCGGAACTGAGGAACAGCGCGCAGCCGTTCAGTCCATCCTTTCCGACGTGCGGAAAAATGGGGATGCAGCAGTTTTAACATATACGAAGAAATTTGACGGAGCTGATCTGGATCAGCTGAGAGTAAAAGAAGATGAAATAGCAGAAGCGTATGAAAATATGGATGGGGAAATCATTTCGATTATAAGAGAAGCGATTCAAAACATCAGGAGCTTTCATGAAAAACAAGTGCGGAATTCATGGATGATGACGGATGAATCCGGTACCATACTCGGCCAGAAAATGACGCCGCTTGATTCAGCAGGCGTCTATGTTCCAGGTGGGACTGCGGCCTATCCATCCTCCGTCTTGATGAATGTCATTCCTGCAAAGACGGCGGGGGTCAAAAGAATTGTCATGGCTACACCGCCGAATGAAAATGGGAAGATCCCTTCAGCGGTGCTGGTGGCGGCAAATGAAGCGGGCGTCTCTGAAATCTATAAAACAGGCGGAGCACAGGCCATCGCAGCCCTTGCCTACGGAACAGAATCCATCCGGCCGGTCGATAAAATTGTCGGGCCAGGCAACATATATGTAGCCCTTGCGAAACGGGAAGTATTCGGCGACGTCGATATTGATATGATTGCAGGTCCAAGCGAGATTGCGGTCTTGGCAGATGCCACAGCAAAAGCAAACGAAGTGGCAGCGGACCTACTTTCTCAAGCCGAGCACGATATGCGCGCGTGCAGCGTCCTGGTGACAGAATCCCGTGAACTGGCCGAAGAAACGTCAAAAGAGGTGCAGAAACAGCTGGAAAGCCTGCCGCGCAAAGAAATCGCACAAAAGGCCATTGACGATTACGGTGTCATTTATTTGACGCAGAGCCTTCAAGAATCCATAGAAGTCATTAACTCCATCGCTCCGGAGCATCTGGAAATCATGACCGAAGAACCGATGGAACTGCTCGGACAAATCCGCAATGCGGGAGCCATTTTCCTTGGCCGATACAGTTCAGAGCCGGTAGGGGACTATTTTGCAGGACCGAATCATGTCCTTCCGACAAACGGGACAGCACGGTTTTCAAGTCCGTTGAATGTAGATGACTTCATGAAAAAATCCAGCATTATTTCATACAGCCGCAAAGCATTGGAAGAAAACGCGGAAAAAATAGCTGCATTTGCAAGGCTTGAAGGACTCGAAGCCCATGCGCGGGCAGTAGAAGAACGATTCAAAAAGGAATAGGGAGCTGCAGACTAATGAGAAAAGCGTCGATCGATCGAAAAACGAATGAAACGAATATATCGCTGGAATTGCAGTTAGATGGCGAAGGGATTTCTGAAATTTCAACAGGCGTCCCGTTCATGACGCATATGCTTGATCTTTTTACAAAGCACGGACATTTCAATTTGAATGTCGACGCCAATGGCGATACAGAGGTGGATGACCACCATACGACAGAAGACATCGGCATCTGTTTGGGACATGCTTTAAAAGAAGCATTAGGCGATAAAAAGGGAATCAAGCGATACGGGAATGCGTTTGTCCCGATGGATGAAGCCCTTGCTCAAGTCGTTGTGGATTTAAGCAACCGTCCGCATCTCGAAGTCCGTGCAGAATTTCCAAGCCAAAAAGTCGGCACATTCGATACGGAGCTTGTCCATGAATTCCTCTGGAAGCTTGCCTTGGAGGCAAGGATGAACCTTCATGTCATCGTTCATTACGGAAGCAATACACACCATATGATTGAAGCGGTATTTAAAGCGCTTGGAAGGGCTTTGGATGAAGCGACATCCATTGATCCGAGAGTCAAGGGGGTCCCTTCCACGAAAGGAATGTTATAAATGATCGGCATTGTGGATTATGGGATGGGCAACCTATTTAGCGTCGACAAAGCTCTCGAGCGGATCGGCGTCCCGCATTTCATCAGCAGCAAGCGGGAGGAGCTTGAGTCAGCGGATGGCTTAATCCTTCCGGGCGTCGGTTCCTTTAAGGATGCCATGCACATACTTAAAGAAACTGGATTGGCGGCTTTCCTTGATGGATACGTCCAATCCGGCAAGCCTCTATTGGGCATCTGCCTCGGAATGCAGCTCCTTTTCGAAGAAAGTGAAGAAAACGGATTTTCTAAAGGACTCGGATATTTACCTGGGACGGTAAAGGAAATCCCTTCTCGAAATGAAGCGGGAGAAGCGTTCAAAGTTCCTCATATGGGATGGAATCAGCTGATTTTCAAAAGAGATTCGCAGCTGTTGGAAGGTCTTGAAGAAGAGAATGTCTATTTTGTCCATTCATACTTTGTAGATGGTATAGATGAAAATGACCTCATTGCATCTGCGCAATACAGTGTAATGGTGCCTGCAGTGGTGGAAAAAGACAACGTCTACGGCATGCAGTTCCATCCGGAAAAAAGCAGCCGTCTCGGGATGGCCCTTTTGAAAAATTTCACGGAACTTGTTTTGGAAAAGGAGAGTCAGTCATGAGCTTTACATTATATCCTGCAATCGATATGAGAAACGGCAAGTGCGTCCGCCTTGTCCAGGGCGACTACAATCAGGAAACGGTCTACGGCGATTCCCCGTTTGATATGGCTCAGCAATTTGCCGGTCAAGGTGCTGAATGGATCCACATGGTGGACCTTGACGGTGCTAAAGAAGGAAGCCGGGTGAATCATCCGTTTGTCATTCAGACCGCAAAAAAATTGAACGTGAAGGTGCAGGTTGGAGGAGGAATCCGTACAGAGGATGATATTTCTTTCTACCTGGAAAACGGTGTGGATCGAGTCATTATCGGAAGCCTGGCCGTCACCAATCCGGATCTTGTGAAATCGTGGCTAAAAAAATACGGGGCAAGCATCGCAATCGGGTTGGATGCGAAGGATGGATATGTGGCGACACACGGCTGGCTGGAAACATCCAAAATCAAAGCGATTGAAATAGGAAAAGAGCTCGCAGATGCAGGGGCAGAAACATTCATCTTCACGGATATTGCAACAGACGGAATGCTTTCAGGTCCAAATGTTGAGACATGCGCTGCCCTTGCGGCGGAAACAGGAAAAAGCGTTATCGCATCCGGTGGAGTCAGCTCTGTTGAGGATTTGCTTGCCTTAAAGAAATTTGAGAACAAAGGCGTATCAGGAGCAATCATCGGGAAAGCAATCTACACTAATCGAATCGATTTAGGTGCTGCCTTGAAAGAGGTGGGGGCGAAGTGATTACAAAAAGAATCATTCCATGCCTCGATGTGAAGGAAGGACGTGTCGTCAAAGGCGTTCAGTTCCTCGAATTAAGGGATGCCGGCGATCCGGTCGAGCTTGCAAAAGTCTATGACGAGCAAGGGGCGGATGAACTCGTATTCCTCGATATTTCTGCATCCCAGGAAGGCAGGAAAACAATGGCGGATGTCGTTCGGGAAGTTGCTTCACAATTGGCCATCCCATTTACAGTGGGCGGCGGGATCGGCTCCTTGGAAGATATGAAACGGATTCTGCGTGCAGGGGCGGACAAAGTTTCATTGAATACCGCAGCTCTTTTGAATCCGGAATTGATCTCAGAAGGTGCCGCCTATTTCGGACGGCAATGCATCGTTGTCGCTATCGATGCAAAGTATGATGAAAATCTTGGGACATGGCGCGTCTTCACACATGGCGGCCGGAAAGCCACAGATTGGGACGTGGTCGGCTGGGCACAAAAAGCCGTTGAACTTGGAGCCGGCGAAATTCTATTGACGAGCATGGATGCAGACGGAGAGAAGTCAGGGTTCAATGTCGCATTGACAAAAGCAGTGAGCGAGGCAGTCTCTGTACCCGTCATAGCTTCAGGCGGGGCTGGAAACGCCCAGCATTTTGAGGAAGTCTTTAATGAAGCCAAAGCAGATGCTGCATTAGCCGCATCAATTTTTCACTATAAAGAAACAAGCGTTGAGCAAGTCAAGCAATTCTTGAAGGAGAAAGGAGTGGCCGTGAGATGACCATTGAATCCATTAAATATGATGAAAAAGGATTGGTTCCAGCCATCGTGCAGGACGCATCGACGAAAGAGGTCCTGACACTCGCTTATATGAATGAAGAGTCTTTGAAAAAATCCATCGAAACCGGCGAAACCTGGTTCTTCAGCCGTTCAAGACAGGAGCTGTGGCACAAAGGGGAAACGAGCGGCAACACGCAGCGCATCATCCAGATCAAATATGACTGCGACCAGGATGCCCTTGTGGTCCTGGTTTTGCCGAATGGGCCGGCATGCCATAAAGGGACGACAAGCTGCTTCGAAGAGACTTTATATGAAGAAAAGTCAGCGATTGACGAGGTCGAGGGCGATATTCAGCCTGCTGAGATTTTGACCAAGCTGGAAGAGCTGATCAAAGAACGCGAAGAGACACGGCCAGAAGGCGCATACACGACCTACTTATTTGAAAAAGGCGTAGATAAGATTTTGAAAAAAGTCGGCGAAGAGGCATCAGAAGTCATCATTGCGGCTAAAAATCGCGACAAAGAAGAGCTTAAGTGGGAAACGGCAGACCTGCTGTACCATGTGATGGTCCTCTTGCGTGAACAGGACCTCGCATTTGATGAAGTGCTGAAAGTTTTGGCCAAGAGACATGAAGAGAAGTCGAAGCAGGAATAGAGGAGGCACCCTTTGGCGGGGTGTTTTTCTTTTGATATAACTTCTCATCCAACCCAATTTACAATATTTTCTTTCCGCTATTTTGCAAAAACAGGCGAATGGCTGTTAATGTCTTTTTCTATCTGTGATATACTACATAAGTTAACTATGTACGGGGTTGGAGGACTTTCATGAGAAAAGACTCGAAAGCAAGAAATGAAAAAACGAAAATATTACCCTTTATTCCTACTGGTGAGTACTACTTTAATAAAGGCTTGAAGGCCTTTCACCGCAGGGATCTTTCGAATGCAAAAAAATATTTGTCACGGGCGATGCAGCTGGAGCCGCTGGAGCCGATGATCATGTTCCAGTTGGCGATGGTGCTGACGGAGATCGGGGAGTACCGCGAGTCCAATGATCTATTGCATCAAACAGTTGAAATAGATCCATATATGACGGAGTGCCATTATTTTTTGGCGAACAATTATGCACATATCGGGTTCTTTAAAGAAGCCTATAAATATTCTGTTCTATATTTAGAGAAGGATGAGGACGGAGAGTTTGTTGAGGATGCCGAAGACTTGATCGAATTGATCAGCATGGATGCAGAAGAAGTGATCGACTCCCTTCATGAGCAGGATGAACTCATCCTGAAGCAGGAAGAGGCGCGCAATCTTTTGGAATCCGGGAATTTTCAACGGGCGGTTGAACTTCTTCAGGAGGTTGTGGAGACCTATCCTGAATTTTGGTCTGCCTACAATAATCTTGCCCTTGCCTATTTCTATCTGGGGGAAATGGATAAAACATCTGAAGTGTTAGAAGAAGTTTTAGAAAAAAGCCCGGGGAACCTGCATGCTTTATGCAATTTGGCCGTCTTTATGTATTATCAGAGACGACGGGACGAGTTGGAGAAAATCGTGGACGGTTTAACGAAAGTGAAGCCGATGATGCAGGAACACCAATATAAGCTTGGTGCAACATTTGCCTTGCTGGGATTGTATGAAGAATCTTATTTTTGGCTGAAAAAGCTGCAAAAAGTCGGATTCGAAGGGGATCCTGGATTCTATTATTGGCTGTCTCAAGCGGCGTACCATACGGGGCACCCAAAAACGGCGCATTCCGCATGGGAGATCGTCCTTGAGTTCAATCCGGAAAAAGAGGGGCTTGAACCTTGGAATACGGAAAAAAGCCAAGAAATCGGATATGAAGACCATACGAGTTCATTGTTGAAGAAAATGAGCAGCACCTATGCGGAAGAAAGATGGTTCGGTTTGTTCCTTCTTTCCGTATCAAAGCAGCAGGCGTCGATTTTGTCTAATGCTGAATTCCGAAGCTTCACTCATTTTTCTCCAGCGGAAATGAACTATTTATCCTTCATTCAAAAGCCTGCAGGCAAGGATATGCTATCCGGACTTTTACGGGTTGGCCATCATACAGCTGAGCTGCTTTACGAGAAGCATCAGCCTGTGGGGCCGGTGGAATCCGGACTCTTCTTGATGTGGTTCTCGATTTTTCAAGAAATGTTGAATCAAAAAGTGGAGCTTTCGAATATTAATGGTTGTGCAGCGGCTGTAGAATACTTATGGCTAAAGCTTCGTAATACAAAGAAACCCCAGAAAGATCTGGCGGAATCCTTTGGCATTTCAGTCTCTACTTTGAGGAAATATGTGAAAGCTTTGGAGGAATACCTTCGCTGAGCATATTTTTGGACGTAAATGGGCGTCTCTTATAGGATAGGTTTATACAGGAAATACTACATCCTATGAACTAGGATTGTGATACATGGACATAGAGGAATCAAGGAGTGTTGAAAATGAGTGAAGAACAAATTTATGATGTGATCATCGTCGGAGCAGGCCCAGCAGGGATGACGGCGGCAGTTTATACTTCACGCGCCAACTTGAGCACGCTGATGATTGAACGCGGCGTTCCAGGCGGACAAATGGCGAATACGGAAGAAGTGGAAAACTATCCTGGATATGACCACATTCTTGGTCCGGATCTTTCTAATAAAATGTTTGAACATGCGAAGAAATTCGGTGCGGAATATGCTTACGGCGATATCAAGGAAATCGTCGATGGCAAAGAATATAAGCTCGTAAAAGCGGGTTCGAAGGAATATAAAGCACGTGCTGTCATCCTTTCTCCGGGTGCTGAATATAAAAAAATCGGTGTTCCAGGCGAAAAAGAATTGGGCGGACGCGGTGTATCGTACTGTGCAGTCTGCGACGGCGCTTTCTTTAAAAACAAAAACCTTGTTGTTATCGGTGGAGGAGATTCCGCTGTTGAAGAAGGAGTCTACTTGACACGCTTTGCGAATAAAGTGACCATCGTTCACCGCCGCGATGAGCTGCGTGCACAAAAAATCCTGCAGCAGCGCGCGTTCGATAACGAGAAGATCGATTTCATCTGGAATCATACCATCAAAGAGATCAATGAAGAAAACGGCAAAGTCGGCAGTGTAACGCTTGTTTCCACTGAAAATGGGGAAGAAGTTGACTTTAAAGCAGACGGTGTTTTCATTTACATCGGAATGGTTCCATTGACTAAACCTTTTGCTGGCTTAGGGATTACAAATGAGGCTGGATACATTGAAACGAATGACCGCATGGAAACGAAAGTCCCAGGCATTTTTGCAGCCGGGGATGTCCGTGAGAAGACGCTTCGCCAAATTGTCACAGCAACAGGGGACGGCAGCATCGCCGCTCAAAGCGCACAGCATTTTGTTGAGGAATTGATAGAGGAATTGAAGGCGAAGTAATTAAGGGATTGCACGGATCTGATAGCTTATCCATTTCAAATATGACATAGGTCAAGTCCATTTTTTACTAATTCGTCATTGGGTTTTAACCATGCTGTAACAGTCCTGCAATAATCGTGGGGTATACTATAACTAGATTGAAATTGACCCCCTTTTTAATATATCCCTTTTTTGCACAAGGTTTATCCTTGTGCTCTTTTTTTGTCTTTTTTTCAGGTAAAGCTCTTTTGTGCAGGACCATGAAACATAGTATAATGAATAGATATAGATGAACGGCAATATGATAAAACAGGTTTTGAGGTGAGTTCATGCAGCGAGTGACCAATTGTGTCCTTTTAAAAGGGGACCAAGTATTGTTATTGCAAAAACCAAGCCGGGGCTGGTGGGTTGCTCCGGGAGGGAAAATGGAGTCCGGGGAGACTATCAAGGATTCTGTCATCCGGGAATTCCGCGAAGAGACAGGCGTCTATTTAAAGAACCCCAGTGTTAAAGGAATATTTACCTTTGTCATCAAAGACGGGGATGAAATAAAATCGGAATGGATGATGTTCACGTTCCTCGCAAAAGAGAGCGATGGTGTGAATCTGAAGCAGTCCGAAGAAGGTACCCTTGAGTGGCACTCGATTGAGGCAATCAAGGAACTCCCGATGGCTGAAGGTGATTTTCATATTTTGGATTACTGCATCCATGGAACTGGAATGATCTATGGAAGATTTACGTATACACCGGATTTTAAGCTGATTTCATACAGGCTGGATCCGAACTAAGGATAGATAGAGAAAAGTTTTGAGGGGGAGAATAAGCATGAATACAGGTGCTTCTGCCAATGATGTGCAATTAGTCATCATCACGGGAATGTCGGGTGCGGGAAAAACGGTGGCGATTCAAAGTTTTGAAGACTTAGGGTTTTTCTGCGTGGATAACCTTCCGCCGACCCTCTTGCCGAAGTTTTTGGAACTCATGAAAGAATCGGGCAATAAAATGAATAAAGTGGCGCTTGTCATGGATTTAAGGGGGCGCGAGTTTTTCGACCACCTGTTCAAGGCGCTTGATGATTTGGCGGAGACTTCATGGGTTGCACCACAGATCCTTTTCCTTGAAGCGGATGATTCTTCTTTAGTCAGAAGATATAAAGAAACGCGAAGATCCCATCCTCTTGCTCCATCCGGGCTGCCTTTAGAAGGCATCAAGCAGGAAAGAGATCTCTTGGAGGAATTAAAAGGGAGAGCTCAAACAATCTACAATACATCTGTCATGAAGCCTCGTGAGCTCCGTGAAAAGATTTTAACGGAATATTCTTCTGACAAGAAGACGATTTTCACCGTAAATGTCATGTCATTCGGGTTCAAACATGGAATTCCGATTGATGCAGATCTTGTGTTCGATGTTCGATTTCTTCCAAACCCTCATTATATAGACCATATGCGTCCGAAGACGGGATTGGATGAAGAGGTTTCCACTTATGTCCTTAAATGGACGGAGACCCAGAAGTTCATTGAAAAAGTGACGGATTTATTAGGATTTATGCTTCCTCATTATAAGCGGGAAGGGAAGGCCCAGCTTGTGGTCGGCATCGGCTGTACAGGCGGCCAGCACAGGTCTGTTGCATTGGCAGAGCATATCGGGCATTTCTTCCAGAGCGATTACAACACAAGGATCTCTCATCGTGACATCGATAGGAGAAAGGGACAGACATCATGAAAAAAAAGAATCAGCCTAAAGTGGTGATTATCGGGGGCGGCACAGGATTGCCCGTCCTCTTACGGGGTTTGAAGAAATATCCCGTAGATATCACGGCAGTCGTAACTGTGGCGGACGACGGAGGGAGCTCCGGCCGTCTGCGGGAGGATCTCGAAATTCCTCCACCCGGAGATATCCGTAATGTACTGGCAGCTCTATCGGATGTAGAGCCGCTGATTGAAGAAATGTTTCAGCACCGGTTCAGGACATCCAATGAGCTTTCCGGACATTCGCTTGGGAATTTGATCATTGCTGCCCTCACATCCATCACAGGAGATTTCGTCCATGCGATCCAGGAAATGAGCAAGGTCCTGAAAGTGCGCGGGAAAGTGCTGCCGGCAGCAAATCAGCCTGTTGAACTGAATGCGATCATGGAAGACGGCACTGTCGTTAAGGGTGAATCCAAAATTCCTAAAGCAGGGAAGAGGATCGACCGGGTATTTTTGACTCCGGAATATGTCCTTCCGCTGTCTGAAACATTGGATGCCATCCGCCAGGCCGATATTATCGTGATTGGGCCGGGAAGCCTGTATACGAGCATCCTTCCCAACCTGCTTGTCCCGGGACTTGGTGAAGAAGTCTGCCGCTCGAAAGCAAAGAAGGTCTATATATGCAACCTGATGACGCAGGCGGGCGAGACCTTGAATTTCACTGCGAGCGACCATGTGAAAGCCATCTATGACCATATGAACTGTAGTTTCATTGATACGATCCTGGTCAATAACGAAGGCGTTCCGTCCAGCATTCAAAACCGCTATACGGAAGAGCAGGCCAAACCTGTCATCTATGATGTGGAAAAACTCATGAAAATGGGCTTGAATGTAATCTATGACCGCATCATTTCTTATACAGACGATGTCATTCGTCATGATACAGAAAAAGTAGCAAAAATCATTTACTCCTTGCTGGAGGATGAACAGCAATCTATTGCCCACCCATAATATGGTTGTGCAAGCGGTTGTTTGGAAAGAGGAGGTGAGGAGATGTCATTTGCATCCGAAACGAAGAAAGAATTGACGAATATTGAAGTGAAGGATTGCTGTGCAAAAGCAGAGCTGTCAGCACTGATCCGGATGAATGGCTCGCTGTCATTTTCCAACCGGCTTCTGGTGCTGAATATCCAGACAGAAAACGCAGCAATTGCACGCCGCATTTATATTTTGATAAAGAAAAATTATGAAGTGACGGTTGAATTGCTGGTACGGAAAAAAATGAGGCTCAAGAAAAACAATGTATACATTGTACGCATCAAGGATGGAGCCAAAGAAATACTGGAAGACTTGAAGATCTTAGGTGAAGGGTTTTCCTTTGTACATGATATTTCCCCAGACCTGATTAAAAAGAAATGCTGCAAGCGTTCCTATTTGAGAGGGGCTTTTCTGGCAGGGGGATCGGTCAACAACCCGGAGACATCTTCCTATCACCTTGAGATTTTTTCTTTATACAGTGAACATAACGATTCGCTGAGCGAGCTGATGAACAGCTTCGGCTTGAACAGCAAAACGCTTGAGAGAAAAAAAGGATTCATTACTTATTTAAAAGAAGCAGAAAAGATCACGGAGTTTCTGAATATCGTCGGTGCCCACAATGCTTTGCTCCGCTTTGAGGATGTAAGGATTGTCAGGGATATGAGGAATTCAGTGAACCGCCTTGTAAACTGCGAAACAGCCAATCTGAATAAGACGATCGGAGCGGCACTAAGGCAAGTGGAAAATATCCAGTTCATCGACAGGACCGTCGGACTACAAATCCTTCCTGATAAATTAAGGGAGATTGCCGAGCTTCGCGTCAACTATCAGGATGTCACCCTGAAGGAGCTTGGAGAAATGGTCTCCGGGGGGACCATCAGTAAATCCGGCATCAACCATAGGCTGCGCAAGATTGATGAGATCGCAGAAAAACTGCGCGCAGGGGAATCTGTATCAGCAAAGCGTTAACTTGAATATAAAAACAAAGGGAAACGATGGGGAGGAATTGTTATGATTGAAAAAACAGTGGAAGTCAAATTGAAATCCGGCCTGCAGGCGCGTCCTGCAGCGCTGTTTGTCCAGGAAGCCAACCGATTCAGTTCGGAAATCTTCCTGGCAAAAGACAATAAAAAGGTTAACGCAAAGAGCATCATGGGATTGATGAGCCTTGCTGTTAATGCAGGAGCTGTCATCACATTGAGTGCTGACGGAAGCGATGAGGCAGATGCAGTTGAGCGCTTGGTCCGATTCGTAGAAGACGAAAATTAATAATAGGACAAAATGAAAACCCTTTCGGACAAGAAAGGGTTTTTTCATTATTTCAATAATTGCTCATTTAATCTGGCAAGTTCTTCGTCTATTCTAGCTGTATCAATCCGCTCAAACAGCGGCTCTACTTTTGAGAGTGTCTGCGAGTTTATCACGAATGGATTCCATCCGGTGACTTCAGCACGGATAAGCTTCTTAACTTTTTCGCTTGAAAAAGGAAGGAAAGGAGTCAGGATGTTTGCTAAATTAGCAATAAGATAAACGCAGTCTGCCAAGGTTTGGCGGCATTCCTCTGGATCATCCTTAACCTGGGTCCACGGCTGCCGCTCATCAAAATATTTATTTGAAAAACGGACGAGTTCGAATGATTTCTCCAATCCTTGTTTGAAGGCTGTCGTTTCGATACAGCGGCCCACCTCTTCGTATAATTCAGAAACTTTCTCC
This window of the Falsibacillus pallidus genome carries:
- the hisG gene encoding ATP phosphoribosyltransferase; protein product: MSDLTIAMPKGRIFEEALELLRQAGYNLPPEFEESRKLIIEVPEENLRFILAKPMDVPTYVEHGVADLGIAGKDVMLEEERNVYELLDLKISHCYLAVAGLPNTKMNDVAPKIATKYPVVASSYFREQGEQVEIIKLNGSIELAPLIGLADRIVDIVSSGRTLKENGLVEYEKIVPITSRLIVNPVSYRMKDERIQELVDRLESVVSQY
- the hisD gene encoding histidinol dehydrogenase; translated protein: MKIVPVTETISIKRSIDSGTEEQRAAVQSILSDVRKNGDAAVLTYTKKFDGADLDQLRVKEDEIAEAYENMDGEIISIIREAIQNIRSFHEKQVRNSWMMTDESGTILGQKMTPLDSAGVYVPGGTAAYPSSVLMNVIPAKTAGVKRIVMATPPNENGKIPSAVLVAANEAGVSEIYKTGGAQAIAALAYGTESIRPVDKIVGPGNIYVALAKREVFGDVDIDMIAGPSEIAVLADATAKANEVAADLLSQAEHDMRACSVLVTESRELAEETSKEVQKQLESLPRKEIAQKAIDDYGVIYLTQSLQESIEVINSIAPEHLEIMTEEPMELLGQIRNAGAIFLGRYSSEPVGDYFAGPNHVLPTNGTARFSSPLNVDDFMKKSSIISYSRKALEENAEKIAAFARLEGLEAHARAVEERFKKE
- the hisB gene encoding imidazoleglycerol-phosphate dehydratase HisB; the encoded protein is MRKASIDRKTNETNISLELQLDGEGISEISTGVPFMTHMLDLFTKHGHFNLNVDANGDTEVDDHHTTEDIGICLGHALKEALGDKKGIKRYGNAFVPMDEALAQVVVDLSNRPHLEVRAEFPSQKVGTFDTELVHEFLWKLALEARMNLHVIVHYGSNTHHMIEAVFKALGRALDEATSIDPRVKGVPSTKGML
- the hisH gene encoding imidazole glycerol phosphate synthase subunit HisH, with the translated sequence MIGIVDYGMGNLFSVDKALERIGVPHFISSKREELESADGLILPGVGSFKDAMHILKETGLAAFLDGYVQSGKPLLGICLGMQLLFEESEENGFSKGLGYLPGTVKEIPSRNEAGEAFKVPHMGWNQLIFKRDSQLLEGLEEENVYFVHSYFVDGIDENDLIASAQYSVMVPAVVEKDNVYGMQFHPEKSSRLGMALLKNFTELVLEKESQS
- the hisA gene encoding 1-(5-phosphoribosyl)-5-[(5-phosphoribosylamino)methylideneamino]imidazole-4-carboxamide isomerase encodes the protein MSFTLYPAIDMRNGKCVRLVQGDYNQETVYGDSPFDMAQQFAGQGAEWIHMVDLDGAKEGSRVNHPFVIQTAKKLNVKVQVGGGIRTEDDISFYLENGVDRVIIGSLAVTNPDLVKSWLKKYGASIAIGLDAKDGYVATHGWLETSKIKAIEIGKELADAGAETFIFTDIATDGMLSGPNVETCAALAAETGKSVIASGGVSSVEDLLALKKFENKGVSGAIIGKAIYTNRIDLGAALKEVGAK
- the hisF gene encoding imidazole glycerol phosphate synthase subunit HisF — protein: MITKRIIPCLDVKEGRVVKGVQFLELRDAGDPVELAKVYDEQGADELVFLDISASQEGRKTMADVVREVASQLAIPFTVGGGIGSLEDMKRILRAGADKVSLNTAALLNPELISEGAAYFGRQCIVVAIDAKYDENLGTWRVFTHGGRKATDWDVVGWAQKAVELGAGEILLTSMDADGEKSGFNVALTKAVSEAVSVPVIASGGAGNAQHFEEVFNEAKADAALAASIFHYKETSVEQVKQFLKEKGVAVR
- the hisIE gene encoding bifunctional phosphoribosyl-AMP cyclohydrolase/phosphoribosyl-ATP diphosphatase HisIE; protein product: MTIESIKYDEKGLVPAIVQDASTKEVLTLAYMNEESLKKSIETGETWFFSRSRQELWHKGETSGNTQRIIQIKYDCDQDALVVLVLPNGPACHKGTTSCFEETLYEEKSAIDEVEGDIQPAEILTKLEELIKEREETRPEGAYTTYLFEKGVDKILKKVGEEASEVIIAAKNRDKEELKWETADLLYHVMVLLREQDLAFDEVLKVLAKRHEEKSKQE
- a CDS encoding tetratricopeptide repeat protein, which produces MRKDSKARNEKTKILPFIPTGEYYFNKGLKAFHRRDLSNAKKYLSRAMQLEPLEPMIMFQLAMVLTEIGEYRESNDLLHQTVEIDPYMTECHYFLANNYAHIGFFKEAYKYSVLYLEKDEDGEFVEDAEDLIELISMDAEEVIDSLHEQDELILKQEEARNLLESGNFQRAVELLQEVVETYPEFWSAYNNLALAYFYLGEMDKTSEVLEEVLEKSPGNLHALCNLAVFMYYQRRRDELEKIVDGLTKVKPMMQEHQYKLGATFALLGLYEESYFWLKKLQKVGFEGDPGFYYWLSQAAYHTGHPKTAHSAWEIVLEFNPEKEGLEPWNTEKSQEIGYEDHTSSLLKKMSSTYAEERWFGLFLLSVSKQQASILSNAEFRSFTHFSPAEMNYLSFIQKPAGKDMLSGLLRVGHHTAELLYEKHQPVGPVESGLFLMWFSIFQEMLNQKVELSNINGCAAAVEYLWLKLRNTKKPQKDLAESFGISVSTLRKYVKALEEYLR
- the trxB gene encoding thioredoxin-disulfide reductase, yielding MSEEQIYDVIIVGAGPAGMTAAVYTSRANLSTLMIERGVPGGQMANTEEVENYPGYDHILGPDLSNKMFEHAKKFGAEYAYGDIKEIVDGKEYKLVKAGSKEYKARAVILSPGAEYKKIGVPGEKELGGRGVSYCAVCDGAFFKNKNLVVIGGGDSAVEEGVYLTRFANKVTIVHRRDELRAQKILQQRAFDNEKIDFIWNHTIKEINEENGKVGSVTLVSTENGEEVDFKADGVFIYIGMVPLTKPFAGLGITNEAGYIETNDRMETKVPGIFAAGDVREKTLRQIVTATGDGSIAAQSAQHFVEELIEELKAK
- a CDS encoding NUDIX hydrolase, yielding MQRVTNCVLLKGDQVLLLQKPSRGWWVAPGGKMESGETIKDSVIREFREETGVYLKNPSVKGIFTFVIKDGDEIKSEWMMFTFLAKESDGVNLKQSEEGTLEWHSIEAIKELPMAEGDFHILDYCIHGTGMIYGRFTYTPDFKLISYRLDPN
- the rapZ gene encoding RNase adapter RapZ, with the translated sequence MNTGASANDVQLVIITGMSGAGKTVAIQSFEDLGFFCVDNLPPTLLPKFLELMKESGNKMNKVALVMDLRGREFFDHLFKALDDLAETSWVAPQILFLEADDSSLVRRYKETRRSHPLAPSGLPLEGIKQERDLLEELKGRAQTIYNTSVMKPRELREKILTEYSSDKKTIFTVNVMSFGFKHGIPIDADLVFDVRFLPNPHYIDHMRPKTGLDEEVSTYVLKWTETQKFIEKVTDLLGFMLPHYKREGKAQLVVGIGCTGGQHRSVALAEHIGHFFQSDYNTRISHRDIDRRKGQTS